In a single window of the Tellurirhabdus bombi genome:
- the nuoH gene encoding NADH-quinone oxidoreductase subunit NuoH — protein sequence MDLTALIIKTVFILVVFGVTLLIAMYSTYAERKVASFIQDRIGPNRAGPFGLLQPLADAGKLFFKEDFIPSQANKGLFILGPCLAILTALMSSAVIPFGETFQFDNVLYALQGIEVNIGILYIFGVVSLGVYGIMVGGWASNNKFSLLGAIRAASQNISYEVALGLSIIAILMMTGSLSVSNIVTSQHGIAWNVFNQPLGFIIFLTCSFAECNRTPFDLPESENELVGGYHTEYSSMKLGFYLFSEYINMFVSSAVIASLYFGGYNYPGMDWVRETLTSSLGTTGHNLATLVGTMSLFGKIFFFIFFFMWVRWTVPRFRYDQLMNLGWKTLIPLSILNVIVTGAGLLYNIKYASWLIVAVMVILAIMSAARASKSQVRPQRS from the coding sequence ATGGATTTAACCGCCTTAATAATAAAAACAGTCTTCATTCTGGTCGTCTTTGGGGTTACACTGCTAATTGCCATGTATTCCACCTATGCCGAACGGAAAGTTGCCAGTTTCATTCAGGACCGGATTGGCCCAAACCGCGCAGGGCCGTTTGGGCTGTTGCAACCGTTAGCGGATGCCGGTAAGCTGTTTTTTAAAGAAGATTTTATCCCTTCACAAGCGAACAAAGGTCTATTTATTCTTGGCCCCTGTTTGGCTATTTTGACCGCACTGATGTCCAGCGCAGTCATACCGTTTGGGGAGACGTTCCAGTTCGATAACGTACTTTATGCGCTCCAGGGCATTGAAGTAAATATCGGGATTTTATACATCTTCGGGGTTGTATCACTGGGTGTTTACGGAATCATGGTTGGTGGCTGGGCGTCTAACAACAAGTTTTCCTTGTTGGGTGCTATTCGGGCCGCCTCGCAAAATATCAGTTATGAAGTAGCCCTGGGCTTGTCGATCATCGCGATTTTGATGATGACTGGTTCGCTGTCGGTAAGCAACATTGTTACTAGCCAGCACGGAATTGCCTGGAACGTTTTCAACCAGCCGCTGGGTTTCATTATCTTCCTGACCTGCTCTTTTGCCGAATGTAACCGGACTCCTTTTGACCTTCCTGAAAGTGAAAATGAGCTGGTTGGAGGTTACCATACGGAATACAGCTCGATGAAACTCGGCTTTTACCTGTTCTCCGAGTACATCAATATGTTTGTGTCATCGGCGGTCATTGCCTCCTTGTATTTTGGTGGGTATAACTATCCAGGCATGGATTGGGTTCGGGAAACACTGACCAGCTCTCTGGGAACAACGGGGCACAACCTGGCTACGCTCGTTGGCACAATGTCTTTGTTTGGTAAGATTTTCTTTTTCATCTTCTTTTTCATGTGGGTTCGCTGGACCGTACCGCGTTTCCGATATGATCAGTTAATGAATTTAGGCTGGAAAACACTGATTCCATTATCCATCCTGAATGTAATTGTTACGGGTGCTGGACTGTTGTATAACATTAAGTATGCAAGCTGGCTAATTGTAGCTGTGATGGTCATACTGGCAATTATGTCAGCCGCACGAGCGTCAAAAAGTCAAGTTCGCCCCCAGCGTTCCTAA
- a CDS encoding NADH-quinone oxidoreductase subunit C: MLTNEEVAKDLIRQFGEDVYDFDDPHGLLTLSTTREQLIPMLQYLKDHSLYQISFLTDITGVHFPDDPNPAREFCVVYHLHGLVQNFRIRIKVFLAEADLHIPTASTLYASANWMERETYDFFGILFDGHPNLTRILNMDDMDYFPMRKQYELEDPTRQDKIDELFGR, from the coding sequence ATGCTCACCAACGAGGAAGTTGCCAAAGACCTGATTCGCCAGTTTGGAGAAGACGTCTATGATTTTGATGATCCGCACGGATTGCTGACGCTATCGACCACGCGTGAGCAACTGATTCCGATGCTGCAATACCTGAAAGATCATTCCCTCTATCAAATAAGTTTCTTGACGGATATTACGGGCGTTCACTTTCCGGATGATCCGAATCCAGCTCGCGAATTCTGCGTGGTTTACCACCTGCATGGTCTGGTACAGAATTTCCGGATTAGAATTAAAGTGTTTTTGGCCGAAGCAGACCTGCATATACCTACGGCATCTACCCTCTACGCCTCGGCGAACTGGATGGAGCGGGAAACCTACGATTTTTTTGGTATCCTTTTCGATGGACACCCGAACCTGACGCGTATCCTAAACATGGACGACATGGATTACTTCCCGATGCGGAAACAGTATGAACTGGAAGATCCAACGCGGCAGGATAAAATTGATGAGTTGTTTGGACGATAA
- a CDS encoding 2Fe-2S iron-sulfur cluster-binding protein — translation MEDNKPQLFKVTVDGIEVEVEPGTTILQAARKIGGDVAPPAMCYYQPLKGSGGKCRACLVRVAAGSAKDPRPMPKLVASCITPVQDGMVVENTTNPQVLEMRKGIVEFLLLNHPLDCPVCDQAGECDLQNFAYNHGLATTRYEEDRREFEKRDIGPFIQLHMTRCILCYRCVYTADQITEKRVHGVLGRGDAAEIGTYIEKAIDNDFSGNVIDVCPVGALTDKTYRFKNRVWFTKPVDAHRDCPTCSGKVTLWYRGEEVIRVTARKNEWNEVTEFICNTCRFDKKKTSDWVIEGATKVARSSVISANKYRRDAVKTSQFALNLAAEEYTPVDDGRNKSQLGIQQLPPERFAPALPHANDPEP, via the coding sequence ATGGAAGATAATAAACCGCAACTTTTTAAAGTCACAGTTGATGGCATTGAGGTCGAGGTAGAACCGGGGACAACCATTTTGCAAGCTGCCCGTAAGATCGGTGGCGATGTAGCACCACCAGCCATGTGCTACTACCAGCCTCTGAAAGGAAGCGGTGGGAAGTGCCGGGCTTGTCTGGTTCGCGTGGCAGCTGGGTCGGCCAAAGATCCACGTCCTATGCCTAAACTGGTTGCTTCGTGCATTACGCCCGTACAGGATGGAATGGTTGTTGAAAACACAACGAACCCACAAGTCCTGGAAATGCGGAAGGGAATTGTTGAGTTTCTGCTGCTCAATCACCCGCTGGACTGTCCGGTTTGCGACCAGGCGGGCGAATGTGATTTACAGAACTTTGCTTATAACCACGGTCTGGCCACGACTCGTTACGAAGAAGATCGCCGGGAATTTGAAAAGCGCGACATCGGTCCGTTTATTCAACTTCACATGACGCGTTGTATTCTTTGCTATCGCTGCGTTTATACAGCCGATCAGATTACAGAGAAGCGGGTTCATGGTGTATTAGGCCGGGGCGATGCCGCCGAAATTGGCACATACATTGAGAAAGCCATTGATAATGATTTCTCAGGAAATGTCATTGATGTTTGCCCCGTTGGTGCGTTGACAGACAAAACATACCGTTTTAAAAACCGTGTCTGGTTTACAAAACCTGTCGATGCGCACCGGGACTGCCCTACCTGCTCGGGTAAGGTAACGCTCTGGTATCGCGGCGAGGAAGTTATCCGCGTAACGGCCCGTAAAAACGAGTGGAACGAAGTCACGGAGTTTATCTGCAATACTTGCCGGTTCGACAAGAAAAAAACAAGTGACTGGGTTATTGAAGGAGCTACAAAAGTGGCCCGCAGTTCGGTTATCTCAGCCAATAAATACCGCCGTGATGCTGTAAAAACATCACAGTTTGCGCTGAATCTGGCAGCGGAGGAGTATACCCCCGTCGACGATGGACGCAACAAATCACAACTCGGTATTCAGCAGTTGCCCCCCGAACGGTTTGCACCTGCGCTCCCTCATGCCAATGATCCAGAACCTTGA
- the nuoD gene encoding NADH dehydrogenase (quinone) subunit D — translation MTTEELELINKSKSGVAVPGGEPVQYVNELTTLNLGPTHPATHGIFQNILQMDGEKIVSGEQTIGYIHRAFEKIAERRPFYQITTLTDRMNYCSSPINNMGWHMTVEKLLDITVPKRAQYIRVIMMELARIADHLICNGILGVDCGAYSGFLYLMEERENIYEIYEEICGARLTTNMGRIGGMERDLSPEAIRKIRAFLKRYPKVLHEFGNMFNRNRIFMDRIVDVGGISAERALSYGFTGPNLRAAGVDYDVRVMNPYSSYEDFEFDIPVGKSGDTFDRYMVRNEEMWQSLRIIEQALENLPEGPYYADAPEYYLPPKKEVYRNMEALIYHFKIVMGEIDAPVGEVYHAVEGGNGELGFYLISDGGRTPYRLHFRRPSFIYYQAYPEMCKGRTLSDAIVIMSSLNVIAGELDA, via the coding sequence ATGACAACTGAAGAACTTGAATTAATAAATAAATCCAAATCTGGCGTAGCTGTACCCGGAGGAGAACCCGTGCAGTATGTCAATGAGCTGACTACGCTTAACCTGGGCCCAACCCACCCGGCTACCCACGGTATTTTCCAGAATATCCTGCAAATGGATGGAGAAAAGATCGTATCGGGTGAACAGACCATCGGCTATATTCACCGGGCTTTCGAAAAGATTGCTGAGCGGCGCCCTTTCTACCAGATCACGACGCTGACCGACCGGATGAACTACTGTTCCTCACCCATTAACAACATGGGCTGGCACATGACGGTCGAAAAACTGCTGGACATTACCGTTCCCAAGCGGGCGCAGTATATCCGGGTAATCATGATGGAGTTGGCCCGCATTGCCGACCACTTGATTTGTAACGGAATTTTGGGCGTAGACTGTGGGGCTTATTCCGGTTTTCTTTACCTCATGGAAGAGCGGGAAAATATCTACGAGATTTACGAAGAGATATGCGGAGCCCGTTTAACGACGAACATGGGTCGTATCGGTGGTATGGAACGCGACTTATCGCCGGAAGCCATTCGGAAGATTCGGGCTTTTTTGAAGCGTTACCCTAAAGTGTTGCACGAGTTTGGCAATATGTTCAACCGCAACCGGATTTTCATGGATCGCATTGTCGATGTCGGCGGAATCTCGGCGGAACGAGCATTGAGCTATGGTTTTACAGGACCAAATTTGCGGGCGGCCGGGGTTGATTATGACGTGCGGGTAATGAATCCGTATTCCTCATACGAAGACTTTGAGTTTGATATTCCCGTTGGGAAAAGTGGTGATACGTTTGATAGGTATATGGTCCGTAATGAGGAAATGTGGCAGAGTCTGCGCATTATTGAGCAGGCACTTGAAAACCTGCCCGAAGGACCTTATTACGCCGATGCACCGGAATATTACCTTCCTCCCAAGAAGGAGGTCTACCGCAACATGGAAGCCCTGATTTATCACTTCAAAATTGTGATGGGTGAAATTGACGCGCCCGTGGGTGAGGTTTACCATGCAGTGGAAGGTGGCAATGGTGAATTAGGATTTTACCTGATCAGCGACGGTGGCCGGACTCCCTACCGGCTTCATTTCCGGCGGCCAAGCTTTATCTACTACCAGGCTTACCCGGAAATGTGCAAAGGCCGTACGTTGTCGGACGCCATTGTGATCATGAGTAGCCTGAACGTGATTGCTGGCGAGCTGGATGCATAA
- a CDS encoding NADH-quinone oxidoreductase subunit J family protein: MNDIVTLLKSGQPVAYIFLGLTLLTLLAASYVITARNPIHSVLALILTFFCLSGHYILLNAQFLAAVNIIVYAGAIMVLFLFTIMFLNMKKDDEEAKTNLTKIAAVIVGGVLLVLMVTVFRASQVGSYNPYAYDNKVGMVEGLGMVLYKEYLLPFELVSILFLVAMVGAVMLGKREAGDRHF, from the coding sequence ATGAACGATATTGTTACTCTTCTTAAGTCAGGACAGCCCGTTGCTTATATCTTCCTCGGATTGACACTCTTGACCCTTTTGGCTGCCTCCTACGTGATTACAGCCCGCAATCCCATCCACAGCGTTTTGGCGCTTATCTTGACTTTCTTTTGCCTTTCAGGACACTACATTCTACTGAACGCCCAATTCCTGGCAGCCGTTAACATCATTGTTTATGCAGGAGCCATTATGGTTCTCTTCTTGTTTACAATTATGTTTCTAAACATGAAAAAGGACGACGAAGAGGCCAAAACCAACCTTACTAAAATTGCTGCGGTTATTGTCGGTGGTGTTCTGCTGGTCTTGATGGTTACGGTTTTCCGGGCTAGCCAGGTCGGTTCCTATAACCCCTATGCCTATGACAACAAAGTGGGCATGGTTGAAGGCTTAGGAATGGTGCTTTATAAAGAATACCTACTCCCCTTTGAGCTAGTTTCTATCCTCTTTCTGGTTGCTATGGTAGGCGCGGTTATGCTTGGCAAGCGTGAAGCAGGCGACCGGCACTTCTAA
- the nuoE gene encoding NADH-quinone oxidoreductase subunit NuoE has product MIETQNTIQFTPDRLAKAQEIIARYPEGKQKSALLPLLHLLQEQEGWTSAEGMDYVARMLDIQAIEVYEVATFYTMFHLEPVGKHVIEYCRTGPCCLMGGEEVYDYLKKRLGIQAGQTTPDGKFTIKEVECLAACGMGPVFQIREQYYMHLTNERVDEIINELSK; this is encoded by the coding sequence ATGATAGAGACTCAAAATACAATACAATTTACGCCTGATCGACTAGCAAAAGCGCAGGAAATTATTGCTCGTTATCCAGAAGGAAAGCAAAAATCGGCGCTGTTGCCCTTGCTTCACCTGCTCCAGGAACAGGAAGGTTGGACAAGTGCTGAAGGGATGGATTATGTGGCCCGAATGCTCGACATTCAGGCTATTGAAGTATACGAAGTGGCAACATTTTATACAATGTTCCACCTCGAACCCGTTGGCAAACACGTTATTGAGTACTGCCGGACGGGGCCATGCTGCTTGATGGGTGGCGAAGAAGTTTATGATTACCTGAAAAAGCGGCTGGGCATTCAAGCTGGACAAACAACGCCTGATGGTAAATTTACCATTAAGGAAGTAGAATGTCTGGCAGCTTGCGGTATGGGGCCGGTATTTCAGATCCGGGAGCAGTATTACATGCACCTGACGAATGAACGCGTTGACGAAATCATCAACGAACTGTCAAAATAA
- a CDS encoding capsule assembly Wzi family protein, translating to MRHKTYGFLLCFLFFFQDTIAQQIGMPHTHQFRVEAGAYASSNEQLPFWLRANQYGIVPLTGPLATLRVGAYSDYRKPYLDGSQLKKKTFDWGYGVELVGNGGGKEQAFLLPEAYVKARLGIIELYAGRRREIIGLADTTLTSGSYAWSGNALPIPKIQIGTPGFVPVPFTKNLFSVNAFYSHGWFNNQGLVKDYFLHQKALYVQLGKSTWPFRLYGGINHNVQWGGNSKVLSSAVAINGQLPSRLKDYWYVVSSQTRSFMEDTTVRTSMEDNRIGNHLGSVDIGLDFTMGDFNVLVYRQNLYDDGSLFLLTNIADGLNGLRIQNRRMQRSAFHVKELLAEFLYTKSQGGDVFLLIPGRGDLRGRDNYFNHSQYIDGWTVNDKIIGSPFLTPRNETDLGTGAPQAIANNRLSMFHLAANGLVGERTEWMVKASYSRNFGTYDRPFADRADQLSLLLNVSVPFRLRGLGEMKVNTSLALDQGNLFRNTTGIYIGLRKELFSGPSIAPPFMVPGQN from the coding sequence ATGCGTCATAAGACCTATGGTTTCCTTTTATGTTTTCTCTTCTTCTTTCAGGATACCATTGCTCAACAGATTGGGATGCCACATACCCATCAGTTTCGCGTAGAAGCAGGTGCGTATGCAAGCAGTAACGAGCAGTTACCTTTCTGGCTTCGGGCCAACCAATACGGAATTGTTCCCCTCACCGGGCCGTTGGCTACTTTACGAGTTGGCGCTTATTCGGATTACCGGAAACCTTATCTGGACGGAAGCCAACTAAAGAAAAAGACGTTTGATTGGGGTTATGGGGTTGAACTGGTAGGAAATGGGGGCGGTAAAGAACAGGCCTTTTTGCTACCGGAAGCCTATGTAAAAGCACGTTTGGGCATTATCGAATTATATGCCGGACGCCGTCGTGAAATCATAGGATTAGCGGATACCACCTTAACTTCGGGTTCATATGCCTGGTCGGGAAATGCGTTGCCCATCCCAAAGATTCAGATTGGAACGCCTGGTTTTGTGCCTGTTCCCTTCACGAAGAATTTATTCTCCGTAAACGCTTTTTACAGCCACGGCTGGTTCAATAATCAGGGGCTCGTCAAGGATTACTTTCTCCACCAGAAGGCGCTTTATGTACAACTTGGTAAGTCAACGTGGCCGTTTCGTTTGTACGGGGGAATCAATCACAACGTGCAGTGGGGGGGGAATAGTAAGGTGCTTTCTTCTGCCGTAGCGATCAATGGGCAGCTACCTTCCCGGCTTAAAGACTACTGGTACGTTGTTTCCAGCCAAACGCGTTCGTTTATGGAAGATACCACCGTACGCACATCCATGGAAGATAACCGGATTGGGAATCACCTGGGTTCAGTGGATATTGGTCTTGATTTTACAATGGGCGATTTCAATGTATTGGTCTACCGGCAAAATCTATATGACGACGGATCTTTGTTTCTGTTGACCAATATCGCTGATGGCTTAAATGGGCTTCGGATACAGAATCGGCGGATGCAGCGCTCGGCATTTCACGTTAAAGAGCTGCTAGCTGAGTTCCTGTATACTAAAAGCCAGGGAGGAGACGTTTTTTTGCTTATTCCGGGACGAGGGGACTTACGGGGTCGTGATAATTACTTCAACCATTCTCAATATATAGACGGTTGGACGGTCAATGATAAAATCATCGGTAGTCCTTTCCTAACACCGCGCAACGAAACGGATTTAGGTACTGGTGCACCGCAGGCCATTGCTAACAACCGCCTTTCTATGTTCCACTTGGCTGCCAATGGCTTGGTAGGTGAGCGTACCGAATGGATGGTTAAGGCTTCTTATAGCCGCAATTTTGGAACCTATGACCGGCCCTTTGCCGATCGAGCCGACCAATTGTCGCTCCTGTTGAACGTATCGGTTCCTTTCAGGTTACGTGGCTTAGGCGAAATGAAAGTAAATACCTCCCTAGCCCTGGATCAGGGAAATCTATTCAGAAACACAACGGGGATCTATATAGGACTGCGTAAAGAGCTTTTTTCGGGGCCGTCCATTGCTCCGCCTTTCATGGTCCCTGGACAGAATTAA
- a CDS encoding NADH-quinone oxidoreductase subunit B, protein MASDIKLAEAPPSYEGPGFQATSLDSIIGLARANSLWPLPFATSCCGIEFMATMGSRYDIARFGAERPSFSPRQADVLLVAGTIAKKMGPILKQVYLQMAEPRWVIAIGACASSGGIFDTYSVLQGIDRVIPVDVYVPGCPPRPEQILDGLMQVQELAKNESLRRRNAPEYEKLLESYNIQ, encoded by the coding sequence ATGGCAAGTGACATCAAGCTGGCAGAAGCTCCCCCTAGTTACGAAGGGCCAGGGTTTCAAGCTACTTCATTAGATAGCATTATTGGTTTAGCACGCGCCAATTCCCTTTGGCCATTGCCGTTTGCAACTTCCTGCTGCGGAATTGAATTCATGGCCACCATGGGCTCGCGGTACGATATTGCGCGTTTTGGTGCCGAGCGGCCAAGCTTCTCCCCCCGACAGGCAGATGTGCTGTTGGTGGCCGGAACAATCGCCAAAAAGATGGGCCCTATCCTCAAGCAGGTTTACCTCCAAATGGCGGAACCTCGCTGGGTGATTGCCATTGGTGCCTGTGCGTCGAGCGGCGGAATTTTTGATACGTACAGTGTTCTGCAAGGAATCGACCGCGTTATTCCGGTTGATGTGTACGTACCGGGTTGCCCACCGCGCCCGGAGCAAATTCTGGATGGCTTAATGCAGGTACAGGAGCTAGCGAAAAACGAATCCCTGCGCCGCCGCAATGCTCCCGAATACGAGAAATTGTTGGAGTCCTATAATATTCAGTAA
- the nuoF gene encoding NADH-quinone oxidoreductase subunit NuoF: MGKKILLEHIDVPGIETFDVYRKMGGYTAVEKAIKTMTPEAVVEEVKKSGVRGRGGAGFPMGMKWSFLAKPEGVPRYLVCNADESEPGTFKDHYLMKHIPHLLIEGMIVSSFALGANKSFIYVRGELMYVIRILEKAIEEAKAKGFLGKNILGSGYDLELVVQPGGGAYICGEETALLESLEGKRGNPRNKPPFPAVKGLYQSPTVVNNVESIATTAWIINNGGEAYAAIGVGRSTGTKLISASGHLNRPGVYEIELGVPVEDFIYADEWCRGIRPGHKLKAVVAGGSSVPILPADLILKLANGEKRLMSYESLSDGGFATGTMLGSGGFIAMDETSCIVRNTWNFARFYHHESCGQCSPCREGTGWMEKVLHRLEYGHGNMHDIDLLVDVAKKIEGNTICPLGDAAAWPVASAIRHFREEFEWHVTNPHEASQPGAVYRGEMALV; encoded by the coding sequence ATGGGAAAAAAGATTCTGCTTGAACATATTGATGTCCCCGGTATTGAGACGTTCGACGTTTACCGGAAAATGGGCGGTTATACAGCGGTTGAAAAAGCGATCAAAACCATGACGCCGGAGGCCGTTGTCGAAGAAGTAAAGAAATCAGGAGTTCGGGGTCGGGGTGGTGCCGGTTTCCCGATGGGAATGAAATGGAGCTTTCTGGCGAAGCCCGAAGGTGTTCCCCGTTATCTGGTCTGCAATGCGGACGAATCGGAGCCGGGTACTTTCAAAGACCACTATTTGATGAAGCATATTCCGCATTTGCTCATCGAAGGTATGATTGTTTCCAGCTTTGCGCTGGGCGCAAACAAATCGTTCATCTACGTCCGTGGCGAGCTGATGTACGTGATCCGGATTCTCGAAAAAGCAATCGAAGAAGCCAAAGCAAAAGGCTTCTTGGGTAAAAATATTTTAGGTAGTGGCTATGACCTGGAGCTAGTTGTGCAGCCCGGCGGCGGTGCTTATATCTGTGGTGAAGAAACAGCCCTGCTGGAATCATTGGAAGGAAAGCGCGGCAATCCACGGAATAAACCTCCTTTCCCGGCAGTAAAAGGCTTATACCAAAGCCCAACCGTAGTCAACAATGTTGAGTCCATCGCTACAACGGCCTGGATTATAAACAACGGTGGCGAGGCCTACGCAGCAATTGGCGTTGGTCGTTCGACAGGTACTAAACTAATTTCGGCATCGGGTCACCTGAACCGACCCGGAGTTTATGAAATTGAATTGGGCGTTCCAGTGGAAGATTTCATCTATGCCGATGAATGGTGCCGTGGTATCCGTCCGGGTCATAAATTAAAAGCAGTTGTTGCGGGAGGATCATCCGTTCCTATCCTGCCTGCCGATCTGATTTTGAAGCTGGCTAATGGCGAGAAACGCCTGATGTCCTATGAGTCGTTATCGGATGGCGGTTTTGCGACGGGTACCATGCTTGGATCCGGTGGTTTTATTGCGATGGATGAAACGTCGTGTATTGTACGCAATACCTGGAATTTCGCCCGTTTCTACCACCACGAGTCTTGTGGCCAGTGTAGCCCTTGCCGTGAAGGAACCGGCTGGATGGAAAAAGTCCTCCACCGACTGGAGTACGGCCACGGAAACATGCATGACATTGATCTGCTGGTTGACGTTGCCAAGAAAATAGAAGGAAATACCATTTGTCCTTTGGGTGATGCTGCCGCCTGGCCGGTAGCAAGTGCGATTCGTCATTTCCGGGAGGAATTTGAGTGGCACGTAACCAACCCACATGAAGCGAGCCAACCGGGCGCGGTTTATCGGGGAGAAATGGCGTTAGTTTAA
- a CDS encoding NuoI/complex I 23 kDa subunit family protein produces MQLSNRSKQVSHKEMTLAEKMYLPAIAQGLAITIKHFFSKKATVQYPEVKRYLGPVFRGHHVLKRDEEGRERCTACGLCAVACPAEAISMVAAERKKGEENLYREEKYAAVYEINMLRCIFCGLCEEACPKQAVYLRHDRLVPVFTERDQVIYGKDKLVENLNDRYVRTNTEVQATPTEPSLSRSAT; encoded by the coding sequence ATGCAACTATCAAATAGATCAAAGCAAGTCAGTCACAAAGAAATGACCTTAGCCGAGAAGATGTATCTTCCGGCTATTGCTCAGGGACTTGCGATCACAATTAAACACTTTTTTTCCAAAAAAGCGACAGTTCAGTACCCAGAGGTGAAGCGTTACCTGGGTCCTGTGTTTCGCGGGCATCACGTTTTGAAACGGGATGAAGAAGGCCGGGAGCGTTGTACAGCTTGCGGACTTTGCGCCGTTGCCTGTCCAGCAGAAGCCATTTCGATGGTAGCTGCCGAGCGGAAAAAAGGAGAAGAAAACCTGTATCGGGAAGAGAAATATGCCGCTGTTTACGAAATAAACATGCTGCGTTGTATCTTCTGTGGACTTTGTGAAGAAGCTTGCCCAAAACAGGCTGTTTACTTACGCCACGACCGTCTTGTACCTGTTTTCACCGAGCGGGATCAGGTAATTTACGGAAAAGATAAGCTGGTAGAAAACCTGAACGACCGGTACGTACGTACGAACACGGAAGTACAGGCAACGCCTACTGAGCCTTCGTTGTCCCGATCAGCCACCTAA
- a CDS encoding sugar transferase, which translates to MKHRFSFLLQPASAIIDILSLNGCFILAHHLTFGPASNPFADAYLTLFWFFNAAWLLLLLIARPYHYSRLNFTAENLLINLLKLAGLHVALVSVFGMFTNSHSFSRTHLITAYLLFLLVGALWRVLALVALKFYRAMGYNTRRFVIVGYGEMSNSIRVFYETHPEIGFKFLGYFDKLNLDNASELRGDYSELKNYVTAYGIDCVYCCLPYMDTNQLKEIMAFSEEAGFQVKLIVDFKGFLTRTVNVEYHDIQPVIGLSTELLDDLRINVFKRTFDIGFSTLVLMAGSPLFFILALITKFSSKGPIFYSQERIGQWGKPFRIYKFRSMYTDAEINGPSLSSGAEDPRITSWGLFMRKTRVDELPQFYNVLIGNMSIVGPRPERQHFIDQIVKHSPEYKVLLTVKPGITSIGQIEYGYAANVDEMVQRVKYDLQYLQNVSFSYDIWLIMRTLRIMMQGRGQ; encoded by the coding sequence ATGAAACATCGTTTTTCCTTTTTACTGCAGCCGGCCAGCGCAATCATTGACATCCTATCGCTGAATGGTTGCTTTATTCTAGCTCACCATCTGACGTTTGGTCCGGCAAGTAATCCTTTTGCAGATGCTTACCTAACCCTCTTCTGGTTTTTTAACGCAGCCTGGTTGCTTCTCCTACTCATTGCTCGCCCATACCACTACTCCCGCCTAAATTTTACCGCAGAAAATTTACTGATTAACCTGCTCAAACTTGCTGGCCTGCACGTTGCTCTGGTGTCTGTTTTTGGCATGTTTACAAACAGCCATTCTTTTTCAAGGACGCATTTGATTACGGCCTATTTGCTATTTCTGCTGGTTGGGGCTTTATGGCGCGTTCTGGCTTTGGTAGCTTTGAAGTTTTACCGGGCGATGGGCTATAATACCCGGCGGTTTGTTATTGTTGGCTACGGAGAAATGTCGAACAGTATCCGGGTTTTCTATGAAACGCATCCCGAAATTGGATTTAAGTTTTTGGGGTATTTCGATAAACTAAACTTAGACAATGCGTCGGAACTGCGCGGCGATTATTCAGAATTGAAGAACTATGTAACCGCATACGGTATTGATTGCGTTTACTGCTGCCTGCCCTACATGGATACCAACCAGCTGAAAGAAATCATGGCTTTTTCCGAAGAGGCGGGTTTTCAGGTTAAACTCATTGTCGATTTTAAAGGCTTCTTGACGCGCACGGTTAACGTAGAATACCATGACATCCAGCCGGTTATTGGCCTTTCGACCGAATTGCTGGACGATTTGCGGATCAATGTCTTCAAGCGGACATTTGATATCGGCTTTTCAACGTTGGTGTTGATGGCCGGCTCTCCACTCTTCTTCATTCTGGCCCTAATTACCAAATTCTCCTCTAAAGGACCGATCTTCTACTCGCAGGAAAGAATCGGGCAATGGGGAAAACCATTTCGTATCTACAAATTCCGTAGCATGTATACGGATGCAGAAATAAACGGCCCGTCGCTGTCGTCAGGTGCCGAAGATCCTCGGATTACAAGTTGGGGCCTTTTCATGCGTAAAACCCGGGTTGATGAGCTACCACAATTTTATAACGTGTTGATCGGGAATATGTCTATTGTTGGACCCCGCCCCGAACGGCAGCATTTTATTGACCAGATTGTAAAGCATTCCCCCGAATACAAGGTTCTGCTGACGGTTAAGCCTGGAATAACATCCATTGGCCAAATCGAATATGGATACGCTGCTAACGTGGATGAAATGGTTCAGCGTGTGAAGTACGATCTTCAATATCTTCAAAATGTTTCTTTTTCATACGATATATGGCTAATTATGCGGACTCTTCGCATAATGATGCAGGGAAGGGGACAATAA